In Rhizorhabdus phycosphaerae, the genomic stretch AGCGGGTGTCGACCGATTCATGGCCGAGGTCGACACAGCAATCGACCAGGCTTTCGGGCGCCTTGAACTGCACTGCCAGTTCGTGTGGCCGGACGCGGCGATCGGTTCCGGATACCAGAAGGCGCTTGGCCCTCTTTCGTGCGAGCATGTCCAGGCCGCGCTCGACCCGACCGCGCCCACCGGTCGTGACGACGATGCCGTCGGTCACGACCGTATCGCTTGCCGGCTGCGGCAGGAACAGCGCGAACGCCATGAAGCCGAGGATCCACAGCAGCAGGATGGCCGAGAGCCCGCGGACGATCATAGCCTTTTCCTCAGGGCGAGGATGATGGTGAGGCGCGCGGCGAGCATGGCGAGGAGCGTGCCGGCGATCGGCAGCAGCGCCAGCACCAGCCAGGCATATCCTGGCAGCGCAACGGAACCGATCAGCTCCGAGCCGACCCGCGCGATCCTGTCGCCGACGGCGAGAATGACGAAGGAGGCGAGCAGCAGTCCGACCAGTCCGCCGAACAGCGCGTCGGTCGCGATGCGCCGCTGGAAGAGCTGGGCGATCTGGGCATCGGTCGAGCCGAGATGGTGCATGACATCGATCGTCGACTGATGCGTGTTGAGCGCGGCGCGTGCGGCGAGCACGACGGTGAAGGCGGCGGCGGCGGCCATCAGCAGGACCAGCACCATCGCCAGCCACCGCAACGCTCCGATCAGGCCCGACAGCGGGGCCAGCCACTGCGCATGGTCGTCGATGCGCGCGAGCGGGGCGATCGCCTTCACGCGCGCCGCCACGGCGGGAAGCGCATTTCGCGCGCCTTCCTCGAAGACGACGTCGATCATCGCGGGCACGGGCAGGTCGCTGTCGGCCAGTCCCCCGCCCAGCCATGGGCGCAGAAGCTCGGTGATCTCCGCGTCGGCGATGCGGCGTGCCGACGCGACTCCCGGCTGCTGCGCGATCATCGCGACCAGGCGTTCGGCCACGGCGTCGCGTCGCGGCTGGTTGGCATCGACGATCTGGATCGTGGCCTGCGCATAGACATGGCTGTCGAGCCCGCGCGCGGCATGGCCGAGGGCCAGCCCGGCGGCCGCGGCCAGCACCATCAGGAACATCATGATCGCGATGACCCAGGGCATCGGCCCCGACAGCCAGCCTTCGGGCAGGATGCGCCGGCCCGCCGCGCTGGTCAGCCAGTTTCCCGATCCTCGTCCGAACAAGGCCATCAGGCGGCCGCCCCGACAGGCTGGGCCAGGCGTCCTTTGTCGAGCCGGATCAGCTGCGCGTTGCGGACGCGCGGGATCAGATGCAGGTCGTGGGTCGCGACGACGATCGTCGTGCCCAGCTTGTTGAGCGCTTCGAACAGATAGAGGAGCCGTCCGGCCATGTCGGGATCGACATTGCCAGTCGGCTCGTCGGCGACGAGGATCTCGGGTCGGCCGATCACCGCTCGAGCGATCGCGACCCGCTGCTGCTCTCCGCCTGACAGCGTGGCGGGCTTGGCATGGGCGCGTCCCGACAGGCCCACCCATTCGAGCATCTCGCGCACCGGCGTGTCGATGTCGGCCTCGGCCACGCCATTCACCCTGAGCGGCAGCGCGATATTCTCATAAGCGGACAGATGGTCGATCAGACGGAAATCCTGGAACACGGTCCCGATCCGCCGCCGGAAGCCGGGAATGCGGGCGCGGGGCAGGGTGACGACATCCTCGCCGAACATCCGGATCAGGCCCCGGCTGGGCCGCTGTGCGAGGTAGATCAGCCGCAGCAACGAACTCTTCCCCGCACCCGACGGGCCGGTGAGGAAGTAGAAGGCACCGGCGGCGAGATCGAAGCTCA encodes the following:
- a CDS encoding YdcF family protein; its protein translation is MIVRGLSAILLLWILGFMAFALFLPQPASDTVVTDGIVVTTGGRGRVERGLDMLARKRAKRLLVSGTDRRVRPHELAVQFKAPESLVDCCVDLGHESVDTRSNAEEATRWIGRNRYRSIRLVTSDWHMRRARFDLEAMAPEGLTIVADAVPTQPALSDLVREYNKYVLRRLAALVGV
- a CDS encoding cell division protein FtsX translates to MALFGRGSGNWLTSAAGRRILPEGWLSGPMPWVIAIMMFLMVLAAAAGLALGHAARGLDSHVYAQATIQIVDANQPRRDAVAERLVAMIAQQPGVASARRIADAEITELLRPWLGGGLADSDLPVPAMIDVVFEEGARNALPAVAARVKAIAPLARIDDHAQWLAPLSGLIGALRWLAMVLVLLMAAAAAFTVVLAARAALNTHQSTIDVMHHLGSTDAQIAQLFQRRIATDALFGGLVGLLLASFVILAVGDRIARVGSELIGSVALPGYAWLVLALLPIAGTLLAMLAARLTIILALRKRL
- the ftsE gene encoding cell division ATP-binding protein FtsE, translated to MRPGASNIVQFENVGLRYGSAIETLSDLSFDLAAGAFYFLTGPSGAGKSSLLRLIYLAQRPSRGLIRMFGEDVVTLPRARIPGFRRRIGTVFQDFRLIDHLSAYENIALPLRVNGVAEADIDTPVREMLEWVGLSGRAHAKPATLSGGEQQRVAIARAVIGRPEILVADEPTGNVDPDMAGRLLYLFEALNKLGTTIVVATHDLHLIPRVRNAQLIRLDKGRLAQPVGAAA